Proteins encoded together in one Janthinobacterium tructae window:
- a CDS encoding 3-oxoacid CoA-transferase subunit A, which translates to MIDKLRSSVLDALADIHDGATVMIGGFGGAGQPAELIDGLIAQGARDLVIVNNNAGNGDTGLAALLKNGQVRKIICSFPRQADSHVFDALYRAGKLELELVPQGNLAERIRAAGAGIGGFFTPTGYGTDLAKGKETREIDGRMYVFESPIHADFALIKAEQGDRWGNLTYRKTARNFGPIMAMAAKVSIASVHEVLDLGSIDPEHVITPGLFVQRIVQVPRTATGPAGFKAA; encoded by the coding sequence ATGATCGACAAACTGCGTTCCAGCGTGCTTGATGCGCTGGCCGATATCCACGATGGCGCCACCGTCATGATTGGCGGCTTCGGCGGCGCGGGCCAGCCGGCCGAGCTGATCGACGGCTTGATCGCCCAGGGCGCGCGCGACCTCGTCATCGTCAACAACAATGCGGGTAATGGCGATACGGGCCTGGCCGCCCTGCTGAAAAATGGGCAAGTGCGCAAGATCATCTGCTCGTTTCCGCGCCAGGCCGATTCCCACGTCTTCGACGCGCTGTACCGCGCCGGCAAGCTGGAGCTCGAATTGGTGCCGCAGGGCAACCTGGCCGAGCGCATCCGCGCCGCCGGCGCCGGCATCGGCGGCTTTTTCACGCCCACCGGCTATGGCACGGACCTGGCCAAGGGCAAGGAAACGCGCGAGATCGATGGCCGCATGTATGTGTTCGAGTCGCCCATCCACGCCGATTTCGCCCTGATCAAGGCGGAGCAGGGCGACCGCTGGGGCAACCTGACTTACCGCAAGACGGCGCGCAACTTCGGCCCCATCATGGCCATGGCCGCGAAGGTCAGCATTGCTTCCGTGCACGAGGTGCTTGACTTGGGCAGCATCGACCCCGAACACGTCATCACGCCGGGCCTGTTCGTGCAGCGCATCGTGCAAGTGCCGCGCACGGCCACCGGCCCCGCCGGCTTTAAAGCTGCCTGA
- a CDS encoding IclR family transcriptional regulator domain-containing protein produces the protein MTAPRSTPLSAEDTLDADGAPRPGDSYVQSFARGLAVLRSFGAEAPQQTLSEVAERAQLTRAGARRILLTLLHLGYVEADGRLFRLTPKVLDLGYAYLSSLPVWTQAQPLLEELMQTLRQSCSATVLDGDDIVYVVRLSAHRTMSINLGIGSRLPAYCTSMGRVLLSGLAPEVLRQRLSAMALLKVTPATKVDIEVLMEEIAQVRRQGWCLVQEELEQGLIALAAPVFDRAGKVVAAINVSGQTAGPSVAHLLEHSLPKLLDTASRVSALVRVQQ, from the coding sequence ATGACCGCACCCCGCAGCACGCCCCTTTCAGCCGAAGACACCCTTGACGCCGACGGCGCGCCGCGTCCTGGCGACAGCTATGTGCAATCGTTCGCGCGCGGCCTGGCCGTGCTGCGCAGCTTTGGCGCAGAGGCGCCGCAACAGACCCTGAGCGAAGTGGCGGAACGCGCGCAGCTGACGCGCGCAGGCGCGCGGCGCATCCTGCTCACCTTGCTGCATCTCGGTTATGTGGAAGCGGACGGGCGGCTGTTCCGTTTGACGCCCAAGGTGCTCGACCTCGGTTATGCCTATCTGTCGTCCTTGCCCGTGTGGACGCAGGCGCAGCCGCTGCTGGAAGAATTGATGCAGACCTTGCGCCAGTCATGCTCGGCCACCGTGCTCGACGGCGACGACATCGTCTACGTCGTGCGCCTGTCCGCGCACCGCACCATGTCGATCAACCTGGGCATCGGCAGCCGCCTGCCCGCCTACTGCACCTCGATGGGACGTGTCTTGCTGTCGGGCCTGGCGCCCGAGGTGCTGCGCCAACGGCTGTCGGCAATGGCGCTGCTGAAAGTCACGCCGGCAACCAAGGTCGATATCGAGGTCTTGATGGAAGAGATTGCGCAAGTGCGGCGCCAGGGCTGGTGCCTGGTGCAGGAAGAGCTGGAACAGGGCTTGATCGCCCTGGCCGCACCCGTGTTCGACCGGGCCGGCAAGGTGGTGGCGGCGATCAATGTCAGCGGCCAGACGGCAGGGCCGTCCGTGGCGCATTTGCTGGAACACAGCTTGCCGAAACTGCTCGATACGGCCAGCCGGGTCAGCGCCCTGGTGCGGGTGCAGCAGTGA
- a CDS encoding ChaN family lipoprotein translates to MTTVIFRAGARAALLCSMLALAACGSLLKKEAPPAPAPAADTLPNPQVLLLGEVHDNAQGQRLRVAELQRRLAAGWRPVIVMEQFDRENQALLTRAARDCADPDCIIRVMEQPRWDWSLYRPVLDLVISYQLTLVAGNLSPADASRIVRDGIQWAMPPAMVATYLAAPVPADILEGQQKEVQAARCNMLPEMMIKGVVNAQVARDIWMAKLIRDQAPRDVVLIAGNDHVRKDIGVPRWLKLADPQLNVRSIGYLEQGGSGYKGTFDLTQTMPAQPRPDPCAKFKK, encoded by the coding sequence ATGACAACCGTGATTTTCCGCGCCGGCGCGCGCGCTGCCCTGCTGTGCAGCATGCTGGCGCTGGCCGCCTGCGGCAGCTTGCTGAAGAAGGAAGCCCCGCCCGCGCCCGCACCCGCGGCCGACACCTTGCCCAATCCGCAAGTGCTGCTGCTGGGGGAAGTGCATGACAATGCGCAAGGCCAGCGCCTGCGCGTCGCCGAATTGCAGCGCCGCCTGGCGGCTGGCTGGCGTCCCGTGATTGTCATGGAACAGTTCGACCGCGAAAACCAGGCCTTGCTGACGCGCGCCGCGCGCGATTGCGCCGACCCCGATTGCATCATCCGCGTGATGGAACAGCCGCGCTGGGACTGGAGCTTGTACCGGCCCGTGCTGGACCTGGTCATCAGCTATCAATTGACCCTGGTCGCCGGCAATCTGTCGCCGGCCGATGCTTCGCGCATCGTGCGCGACGGCATCCAATGGGCCATGCCGCCCGCCATGGTGGCCACTTACCTGGCCGCACCCGTGCCGGCCGATATTTTGGAAGGGCAACAGAAGGAAGTCCAGGCGGCCCGCTGCAATATGCTGCCTGAGATGATGATCAAGGGTGTCGTCAACGCCCAGGTGGCGCGCGATATCTGGATGGCCAAGCTGATCCGTGACCAGGCGCCGCGCGACGTGGTGCTGATCGCCGGCAATGACCATGTGCGCAAGGATATCGGCGTGCCCCGCTGGCTGAAGCTGGCTGACCCGCAACTGAACGTGCGCAGCATCGGCTACCTGGAGCAGGGCGGCAGCGGCTACAAGGGCACGTTCGACTTGACGCAAACGATGCCGGCGCAGCCGCGCCCGGACCCGTGCGCGAAGTTTAAAAAATAA
- a CDS encoding DUF6691 family protein: MSKLLLSLLSGLVFGLGLIVSGMSNPAKVLGFLDLAGAWDPSLALVMGGAIAVAMPAFWLARRRSTALLGEPMQLPASRRIDRRLLLGSLAFGAGWGIAGFCPGPALVSLLAGQPKAWIFTGAMLAGMLLFEVLERRKLPAPA; encoded by the coding sequence ATGAGCAAGCTACTCCTTTCCCTGTTGAGCGGCCTCGTCTTTGGCCTGGGCCTGATCGTCTCCGGCATGAGCAACCCGGCCAAGGTGCTCGGTTTCCTCGACCTGGCCGGCGCCTGGGATCCGTCCCTGGCGCTGGTGATGGGCGGCGCCATCGCCGTGGCCATGCCTGCCTTCTGGCTGGCGCGCCGGCGCAGCACGGCGCTGCTGGGCGAGCCCATGCAATTGCCGGCGTCGCGCCGCATCGACCGGCGCTTGCTGCTGGGCAGCCTGGCCTTTGGCGCAGGCTGGGGCATTGCCGGTTTCTGTCCCGGTCCCGCCCTCGTCTCCCTGCTGGCGGGCCAGCCGAAGGCCTGGATCTTTACCGGTGCGATGCTGGCGGGCATGCTTCTGTTTGAAGTGCTGGAGCGCCGCAAGCTACCCGCGCCGGCCTGA
- a CDS encoding YeeE/YedE family protein produces the protein MTIAWQHFTPWASLAGGMLIGLAAALLILFNGRIAGISGILGGLLRPRQGDLGWRIAFLAGLIGTPLLWQLWQTLPPVQIEAGTLALTVAGLLVGVGVRYGAGCTSGHGVCGLSRLSPRSLAATMAFMAAGFLTVYLLRHL, from the coding sequence ATGACTATTGCTTGGCAGCACTTCACGCCGTGGGCTTCGCTGGCCGGCGGCATGCTGATCGGCCTGGCGGCTGCGCTATTGATCCTGTTCAATGGGCGTATCGCCGGCATCAGCGGCATTCTCGGCGGCTTGCTGCGCCCGCGCCAGGGTGACCTGGGCTGGCGCATCGCCTTTCTTGCCGGGCTGATCGGCACGCCCCTGCTGTGGCAGTTGTGGCAAACCTTGCCGCCCGTGCAGATCGAGGCGGGCACGTTGGCCCTGACCGTGGCGGGCTTGCTGGTGGGCGTGGGCGTGCGCTATGGCGCCGGCTGCACCAGCGGTCACGGCGTGTGCGGCCTGTCGCGCCTGTCACCGCGTTCGCTGGCGGCCACCATGGCCTTCATGGCGGCCGGTTTCCTCACCGTCTATTTGTTGCGCCACCTATGA
- a CDS encoding ArsR/SmtB family transcription factor produces the protein METVATQHAEYNLDAMRGSAYKASSLLKAMGNADRLMLLCQLSQGEHCVSDLEQKVGIGQPTLSQQLGVLREEMLVATRRDGKQIYYRVASAPVLAVLQVLYAQFCAPRLPFNDEAD, from the coding sequence ATGGAGACAGTTGCAACACAACACGCCGAATACAACCTCGACGCCATGCGTGGCTCGGCCTATAAGGCCAGCTCGCTGCTCAAGGCCATGGGCAATGCCGACCGTTTGATGCTGCTGTGCCAGCTATCGCAGGGCGAACATTGCGTCAGCGACCTCGAACAAAAAGTGGGCATCGGCCAGCCGACGCTGTCGCAGCAGCTGGGCGTGCTGCGCGAAGAGATGCTGGTGGCCACGCGGCGCGATGGCAAGCAGATTTATTATCGCGTCGCCAGCGCGCCCGTGCTGGCCGTGCTGCAAGTGCTGTACGCGCAGTTCTGCGCGCCGCGTCTGCCATTCAACGACGAAGCGGACTGA
- a CDS encoding DUF1697 domain-containing protein, producing MAQPENSQQVALLRGINVGRAKRVAMADLRKLLGDLGFAQVRTVLNSGNVVYDGGAAAPAEAAARIEEALVLKLGVAARVTVLSAGQFAELIEQNTLAPAADAARLLTLVLNNPADVQRLAPLLQRPWQPEALALGRWAAYAWCPDGVLASKVVASLGVLLGDGVTSRNWATMQKLHALLNGPEAAATSSFSKEH from the coding sequence ATGGCACAGCCAGAAAACAGTCAGCAAGTGGCGCTTTTGCGCGGGATCAATGTGGGACGCGCCAAGCGCGTGGCCATGGCCGACCTGCGCAAGCTGCTGGGCGACCTGGGTTTTGCGCAGGTACGCACAGTACTCAACAGCGGCAACGTCGTGTATGACGGGGGCGCGGCGGCACCGGCCGAGGCCGCTGCCCGCATCGAGGAAGCGCTGGTGCTGAAACTGGGCGTTGCGGCGCGGGTGACGGTGCTGTCGGCCGGCCAGTTTGCCGAACTGATCGAACAAAACACCTTGGCGCCGGCGGCCGATGCGGCCCGTCTGCTGACCCTGGTGCTGAACAATCCGGCCGACGTGCAGCGCCTGGCGCCGCTGTTGCAGCGGCCGTGGCAGCCGGAAGCGCTGGCGCTGGGACGATGGGCCGCGTATGCCTGGTGTCCCGATGGCGTGCTGGCCAGCAAGGTGGTGGCGTCACTGGGTGTACTGCTGGGCGATGGCGTCACCTCGCGCAACTGGGCCACCATGCAAAAATTACATGCGCTGCTGAACGGGCCCGAGGCGGCAGCCACCTCCTCATTTTCCAAGGAGCACTGA
- a CDS encoding sensor histidine kinase: MVSIQVRLTLLFVVIVTLVLGISGSYTQYTLSQELESGSARLRSGVLTRLQTSLPSALWDLDKSKVDSIVAAEMLPPELVGIRVYDASVGLFAGEVRDAAGTLVPLTSDVAMGGTPVEAPLVFRDAVALASGGKPVIVGKVIVNFSRAQIDAALRGEVWRKVLEVLLLDIILVGALALSLRIVFGPLKQLRDGLIDLATRGSDEVEELPENRRDELGDVIRGFNAVQRKLKSIIEGSREAEDMARRSQQETAQAMDELRRAQESLLQSERLASLGSLVAGVAHEINTPVGIALTSASVLKEATDHISAAVAGGSVKKTDIVRYLETAGESARLIMNNAYRAAHLIHSFKQIAVDQVSEARRLFELRDYIGEVISSLQPTLKKTRIRIDIDCPPDIMLDSYPGALAQVLTNLVLNCVEHAFDVDTAGNIHIGVRRDGEWIAMQVRDNGRGIAPDMLDRVFDPFVTTRRGQGGTGLGLNIVFNLIAKQFGGTITVSSTLGQGATFLLRLPTVTPLPDSTSSPA, from the coding sequence ATGGTGAGTATCCAAGTCCGGCTGACCTTGCTTTTTGTCGTGATCGTCACCCTGGTGCTGGGTATTTCTGGCAGCTATACCCAATATACACTGAGCCAGGAACTTGAATCGGGCAGCGCGCGCCTGCGCAGCGGCGTGCTCACGCGCTTGCAGACCAGCTTGCCTTCGGCCCTGTGGGATCTCGACAAATCCAAGGTCGACAGCATTGTCGCTGCCGAAATGCTGCCGCCGGAGCTGGTCGGCATCCGCGTCTACGACGCTTCCGTGGGGCTGTTTGCCGGTGAAGTGCGCGACGCGGCCGGCACCCTGGTGCCTTTGACCTCCGACGTGGCCATGGGCGGCACGCCCGTCGAGGCGCCGCTGGTGTTCCGCGACGCCGTGGCTCTGGCCTCGGGCGGCAAGCCGGTGATCGTCGGCAAAGTCATCGTCAATTTCAGCCGCGCGCAGATCGATGCGGCCCTGCGCGGCGAAGTGTGGCGCAAGGTGCTGGAAGTATTACTGCTTGACATCATCCTGGTGGGTGCCCTGGCGCTGAGCCTGCGCATCGTCTTCGGCCCCTTGAAACAGTTGCGCGACGGCTTGATCGACCTGGCCACGCGCGGCAGCGACGAGGTCGAAGAATTGCCGGAAAACCGGCGCGACGAACTGGGCGACGTAATCCGCGGCTTCAATGCCGTGCAGCGCAAGCTCAAGTCCATCATCGAGGGCAGCCGCGAGGCGGAAGATATGGCGCGTCGTTCGCAGCAGGAGACGGCGCAGGCGATGGACGAGTTGCGCCGCGCGCAGGAATCGTTGCTGCAGTCGGAGCGCCTGGCTTCGCTGGGCAGCCTGGTCGCCGGCGTGGCACACGAAATCAATACGCCGGTCGGCATCGCGCTGACCAGTGCCTCGGTGCTGAAGGAAGCCACCGATCACATCAGCGCAGCGGTGGCCGGCGGCAGCGTGAAGAAAACCGATATCGTGCGCTACCTGGAAACGGCCGGCGAGAGCGCACGGCTGATCATGAACAATGCCTATCGCGCCGCGCACCTGATCCACAGCTTCAAGCAGATCGCCGTCGACCAGGTTAGTGAGGCGCGCCGTTTGTTCGAATTGCGCGACTATATCGGGGAAGTGATCTCGAGCCTGCAGCCGACCCTGAAAAAGACGCGCATCCGCATCGATATCGATTGCCCGCCTGACATCATGCTCGACAGCTATCCGGGTGCGCTGGCGCAGGTGCTGACCAACCTGGTCTTGAACTGTGTCGAGCACGCCTTCGATGTGGACACGGCCGGCAACATCCATATCGGCGTGCGCCGCGACGGCGAATGGATCGCCATGCAGGTGCGCGATAACGGCCGTGGTATCGCGCCCGACATGCTCGACCGCGTGTTTGACCCGTTTGTCACCACGCGGCGGGGACAGGGCGGCACGGGCCTGGGCTTGAATATCGTGTTCAACTTGATTGCCAAGCAGTTTGGCGGCACCATCACGGTCAGCAGCACGCTGGGACAGGGCGCAACATTCCTGCTGCGCCTGCCCACGGTGACGCCGTTGCCGGACAGTACCAGCAGCCCGGCATAG
- a CDS encoding HDOD domain-containing protein: MSTQLTLDDIVAHLDDLPSLPAVVMELLNSIDQEDVDISVLAKKVSYDQALTAKTLRLANSSQYGLQVKATTIQQAITYLGFQTTRSLITSAAITGCFPEGRCPGFDDKAFWRHSVATAGCAKVLARQIRFNQDYAFTAGLLHNIGRLVLVSSFPAHYAQVIVYQAAHDCSLLEAEQAVLGVDHVQAGVALAEHWNFSDTMRLALANYLQPETPGAGFLAALIHVANAIVCALDLAQAGDDMVPRVSPVAWDALGLSEETYLQLFRETELRYDEITSALLS; the protein is encoded by the coding sequence ATGAGCACCCAGCTGACGCTCGACGATATCGTCGCCCACCTCGATGACCTGCCTTCCTTGCCTGCCGTCGTCATGGAGTTACTCAACAGCATAGACCAGGAAGACGTCGATATTTCCGTGCTGGCGAAAAAAGTCTCCTACGACCAGGCGCTGACGGCGAAAACCCTGCGCCTGGCCAACTCCTCGCAATATGGCTTGCAGGTCAAGGCCACCACCATCCAGCAGGCGATCACCTACCTGGGTTTCCAGACCACGCGCAGCCTGATCACCTCGGCCGCCATCACGGGCTGCTTCCCGGAAGGGCGCTGCCCCGGCTTCGACGACAAGGCCTTCTGGCGCCATTCGGTCGCGACGGCCGGCTGCGCCAAGGTGCTGGCGCGGCAGATCCGCTTCAACCAGGATTACGCCTTCACGGCCGGCTTGCTGCATAACATCGGTCGCCTGGTGCTGGTCAGCAGCTTTCCCGCACACTACGCGCAAGTCATCGTGTACCAGGCAGCGCACGATTGCAGCCTGCTCGAAGCGGAGCAGGCCGTGCTGGGCGTGGACCACGTGCAGGCGGGCGTGGCACTGGCCGAACACTGGAATTTTTCCGACACCATGCGCCTGGCGCTAGCCAACTACCTGCAGCCGGAAACGCCGGGCGCAGGTTTCCTGGCAGCGCTGATCCACGTCGCCAATGCCATCGTCTGTGCGCTCGACCTGGCGCAGGCGGGCGACGACATGGTGCCGCGCGTCTCGCCGGTGGCCTGGGATGCGCTGGGCCTGAGCGAAGAGACGTATCTGCAACTGTTCCGCGAAACGGAGCTGCGCTACGACGAAATTACCTCGGCGCTGCTGAGCTAA